In Oncorhynchus nerka isolate Pitt River linkage group LG26, Oner_Uvic_2.0, whole genome shotgun sequence, one DNA window encodes the following:
- the LOC135564986 gene encoding putative nuclease HARBI1, translating to MKAQNCVFLSALTMACPFVRDVVDEEALVLRRAFRRERVFRDRLDPLAFPDDHLYERYRFSADGIRYLCRLLGPRIKHRTARSHALSVEQMVCVALRFFASGAFLYSVGDAEQLNKATICCTIRSVCLAIKALADVFISFPGHRRLCDIKEEFYRIAGFPNVIGAVDCTHIRIKAPSGAHEADFVNRKSFHSINVQMVCNADCVISNVVAKWPGSVHDSRIFRASEIYQCLSQGEFSGVLLGDRGMAASLFS from the exons atgaaggcccaaaattgtgtgttcctttctgctctgacaatggcatgcccattcgtgcgagatgtggtggatgaagaagcacttgtgctgaggagagccttcaggcgagaaagggtcttcagggaccggttggacccactggccttccctgatgaccatctatatgaaagatacaggttttctgcagatggcatcaggtatctatgcagactactgggtcccaggattaagcaccgcactgcacggagccatgcactgagtgtggagcaaatggtttgtgtggccttgcgcttttttgctagtggagccttcctgtactcagtgggggatgcagaacagctgaacaaggccacaatttgctgcacaataaggagtgtgtgtctggctatcaaagcattagcagatgtcttcatctccttccctggccacagaagactctgtgacatcaaagaggagttctataggattgcag gtttccccaatgtcattggtgcagtggactgcacacacataaggataaaagccccctcaggtgcccatgaggccgattttgtgaataggaaatcctttcacagcattaatgttcag atggtctgcaatgctgactgtgtgatcagcaatgttgtggcaaaatggcctggctcagtccatgactccagaatctttcgggcctctgaaatctatcagtgcctatcacaag gtgaattctctggtgtgttgctgggagacaggggtatggctgccagccttttctcctga
- the snrnp70 gene encoding U1 small nuclear ribonucleoprotein 70 kDa: MTQFLPPNLLALFAPRDPIPFLTQLEKLPHEKHHNQPYCGIAPFIRHFEDPRDAPPPTRAETRDERLERKRREKIERRQTVVETELKLWDPHNDPNAQGDAFKTLFVARVNYDTTESKLRREFEVYGPIKRIYIVYNKRSGKPRGYAFIEYEHERDMHSAYKHADGKKIDGRRVLVDVERGRTVKGWHPRRLGGGLGGTRRGGADVNIKHSGRDDTSRYDDHPPIGGERERERGPEPRGEPRGERRERSRERERGGEKERGAERRRSRSRERRRRSSRSRERGDRGLGLAGPAEESVGGGRRRDRERERGGGGPGGDSHSRERSRDKGERKRRSRSRERKRDRERGKGGEGDEGMGLGDGMMGEGGEKIPEEPSVGEEGGEVGEERGGRERDRDRERDRDRRRSHRDKDRERDRERHRGDREKDREHKRDRERGGGERREDRHGSLLPPSAEQDDVGNGEAVEAPPQPEENSQDGLMMDQESVQSGEGYVSNENGYKVETQADEY, translated from the exons ATGACCCAGTTTTTACCCCCCAATCTGCTGGCCCTATTTGCGCCCCGGGACCCCATACCATTTCTGACCCAGTTGGAGAAGCTTCCCCATGAAAAACACCACAACCAGCCATACTGTGGCATCGCTCCCTTCATCAGGCACTTTGAG GACCCCAGAGATGCCCCTCCCCCCACTAGGGCAGAAACTCGCGATGAGAGGTTGGAGAGGAAG AGGAGGGAGAAGATCGAGAGGAGGCAGACGGTTGTGGAGACAGAACTGAAGCTCT GGGATCCACACAATGACCCCAATGCTCAGGGGGATGCCTTCAAGACCCTGTTTGTGGCTCGTGTG AATTATGACACCACGGAATCCAAGCTTCGCCGTGAGTTTGAGGTCTACGGACCCATCAAACGG ATCTACATCGTCTACAACAAGAGGTCAGGGAAGCCCAGAGGCTACGCCTTCATAGAGTACGAGCACGAGAGAGACATGCACT CTGCCTACAAGCATGCAGACGGGAAGAAGATCGATGGAAGGAGAGTGCTGGTGGATGTTGAGAGAGGCCGCACTGTGAAGGGATGGCATCCCCGCAGGCTAG GCGGTGGTCTTGGTGGGACAAGGAGAGGCGGGGCTGACGTCAACATCAAGCACTCTGGAAGAGACGACACCTCACGTTACGATGACCACCCCCCAATTGGAGG TGAACGAGAGCGCGAACGTGGACCTGAGCCCAGAGGGGAGCCCAGAGGGGAGCGCAGAGAGCGCAGCCGTGAGCGTGAACGTGGGGGGGAGAAAGAGCGTGGTGCCGAAAGACGGCGGTCCCGGTCCCGGGAAAGACGCAGGCGCAGCTCCCGCTCCAGGGAGAGGGGCGACAGGGGTCTGGGCCTGGCAGGGCCCGCAGAGGAGAGCGTAGGGGGTGGCAGGAggagagatcgagagagggagcgggggggAGGAGGACCAGGGGGAGACAGTCATagcagggagaggagcagagacaaGGGtgaaaggaagaggaggagccgCAGCAGAGAGCGCAAGCGAGACCGGGAGAGGGGCAAGGGTGGCGAGGGGGATGAGGGCATGGGGCTTGGAGACGGTatgatgggggagggaggagagaagattcCTGAAGAGCCTAGTGTgggtgaggaagggggagaggtgggagaggagcgcGGCGGGAGGGagcgggacagagacagggagcggGACCGTGACCGGAGGCGCAGCCACAGGGACAAGGACCGGGAGAGGGACcgggagaggcacaggggggacagggagaaggacagggagcataagagagacagggagcgggGTGGCGGGGAGCGCAGGGAGGACCGGCATGGCTCTCTCCTGCCCCCCTCGGCCGAGCAGGACGACGTGGGTAACGGGGAGGCGGTGGAAGCACCGCCCCAGCCAGAGGAGAACAGCCAGGATGGGTTGATGATGGACCAGGAGTCTGTGCAGTCGGGGGAGGGCTACGTTTCCAATGAGAACGGCTACAAGGTGGAGACCCAGGCAGACGAGTACTAA
- the lin7b gene encoding protein lin-7 homolog B, with the protein MMSSYYHSGKETDMATMTEPLCLERDVCRVIELLDRLQRSGELPPPKLQALQRVLQSKFCAAIREVYEQLYDTLDIVGGPEVRAQATAKATVAAFAASEGHAHPRVVELPKTEEGLGFNIMGGKEQNSPIYISRVIPGGVADRQGGLKRGDQLLSVNGVSVEGEHHEKAVELLKAAQGSVKLVVRYTPKVLEEMEARFEKMRSARRRQQHTSYSSLESRG; encoded by the exons ATGATGTCATCATATTATCATTCGGGAAAGGAAACAGACATGGCGACGATGACCGAGCCGCTCTGTCTAGAAAGAG ATGTGTGCAGGGTGATAGAGCTGCTGGACCGGCTGCAGAGAAGCGGTGAGCTGCCTCCTCCCAAACTCCAGGCCCTGCAGAGAGTCCTGCAGAGCAAGTTCTGTGCTGCCATCAGGGAG GTGTATGAACAGCTCTATGACACTCTTGACATCGTGGGAGGGCCTGAGGTTCGTGCCCAGGCAACTGCCAAG GCCACAGTGGCTGCATTTGCAGCCAGCGAGGGACATGCCCACCCACGGGTGGTGGAGCTGCCCAAGACAGAGGAGGGCCTGGGATTCAACATCATGGGGGGAAAGGAGCAGAACTCCCCAATCTATATCTCCAGGGTCATCCCCGGGGGGGTGGCCGACCGGCAGGGGGGGCTGAAGAGGGGCGACCAACTGCTCTCTGTCAATGGAGTG aGTGTGGAGGGGGAGCACCACGAGAAGGCAGTGGAGCTGCTGAAGGCTGCCCAGGGCTCAGTGAAACTAGTGGTCAGGTACACGCCAAAGgtgctggaggagatggaggcccGCTTTGAGAAGATGAGGAGCGCCAGAAGACGCCAGCAGCACACAAGCTACTC GTCTCTGGAGTCCCGAGGCTAG